A part of Microbacterium atlanticum genomic DNA contains:
- a CDS encoding DUF3237 family protein, translated as MRTQHLYRIRFHYPEGWMVGLEGGWQQHFYLAEGSCEGEISGRFRAANSPLRRTSDGPFLPDMRGVIETDDDATVMFECRGYGRAHPAGRRQVVASVLHVSDHPRYRRLNDVVCVCVGEVRASSDPGHPSPELVLDVAELIWEPIAP; from the coding sequence ATGCGAACCCAGCACCTCTATCGCATCCGCTTCCATTACCCCGAGGGGTGGATGGTGGGACTCGAGGGTGGATGGCAGCAGCACTTCTATCTCGCCGAGGGGTCCTGCGAGGGTGAGATCAGCGGTCGATTCCGCGCCGCCAACTCTCCGCTCCGAAGGACGAGCGATGGGCCGTTCCTGCCCGACATGCGCGGCGTGATCGAGACGGACGACGACGCCACGGTGATGTTCGAATGCCGCGGGTACGGACGTGCTCATCCGGCAGGCAGGCGGCAGGTCGTCGCCTCGGTGCTGCACGTCAGCGATCACCCTCGCTACCGCCGGCTCAACGACGTGGTGTGCGTGTGCGTCGGCGAGGTGCGCGCGTCCAGCGATCCGGGGCATCCTTCGCCCGAACTCGTGCTCGACGTCGCCGAGCTGATCTGGGAGCCGATCGCGCCGTAG
- the arr gene encoding NAD(+)--rifampin ADP-ribosyltransferase: protein MTHALDDGPFFHGTKADLRTGDLLTPGFRSNYRPEVVMNHIYFTAIVDGAGLAAELAPGDAPPRVYLVEPTGDFENDPNVTDKKFPGNPTRSYRSRAPLRIVGETLDWPRLTEEALAAWRERLAELRNDERGQIIN from the coding sequence ATGACCCACGCGTTGGATGACGGCCCGTTCTTCCATGGCACCAAGGCCGACCTGCGGACCGGCGATCTGCTCACCCCGGGATTCCGGTCGAACTACCGGCCCGAGGTCGTGATGAACCACATCTACTTCACGGCGATCGTCGACGGCGCCGGGCTGGCAGCGGAGCTCGCGCCGGGCGACGCCCCACCCCGCGTCTACCTGGTGGAGCCCACTGGCGACTTCGAGAACGATCCCAATGTCACCGACAAGAAGTTCCCGGGCAATCCGACGCGCTCGTACCGAAGCAGGGCGCCGCTGCGCATCGTGGGCGAAACCCTCGATTGGCCCCGTTTGACCGAGGAGGCGCTCGCGGCCTGGCGCGAACGCCTGGCCGAGCTGCGCAACGACGAGCGCGGGCAGATCATCAACTGA
- a CDS encoding GNAT family N-acetyltransferase: MAATGAHVIKPLTSETFPAWLALAEKHNGVWGGCYCSYFHGDTEQTVKSEYDGPTFKRRLVDEGVAHAALVFDGDAAIAWCEYGSPEELPRIYHRKQYDASETDPAPWRITCFFVDRDHRRSGVAREALDGALALIAQAGGGEVVSFPNELPQGKRTSSSFLHNGTRAMFEKAGFTFERHIGTSKTVMRKTVPPATG; this comes from the coding sequence ATGGCAGCGACGGGTGCGCACGTGATCAAGCCGCTCACCTCCGAGACGTTTCCGGCATGGCTGGCGCTCGCCGAGAAGCACAACGGGGTGTGGGGCGGGTGCTACTGCTCGTATTTCCACGGCGACACCGAGCAGACCGTCAAGAGCGAGTACGACGGACCGACCTTCAAGCGGCGGCTCGTCGACGAGGGGGTGGCACACGCCGCGCTCGTCTTCGACGGTGACGCCGCGATCGCCTGGTGCGAATACGGCAGCCCCGAGGAGTTGCCGCGGATTTATCACCGCAAGCAGTACGACGCGAGTGAGACCGACCCCGCTCCGTGGCGCATCACGTGCTTCTTCGTCGACCGCGATCACCGGCGCTCCGGGGTGGCGCGCGAGGCGCTCGACGGCGCCCTCGCGCTGATCGCGCAGGCGGGCGGCGGCGAGGTCGTGTCGTTTCCCAACGAGCTGCCGCAAGGAAAGCGGACATCGTCGTCGTTCCTCCACAACGGCACGCGGGCGATGTTCGAGAAAGCCGGCTTCACCTTCGAGCGGCACATCGGCACGAGCAAGACCGTCATGCGCAAGACCGTCCCGCCGGCGACCGGCTGA
- a CDS encoding VOC family protein, translated as MDDSTSGSGRISTAEFRRAEEASDWRVTPFGPEAVFTAGSFSRAAELVPPIAASADRTGIQPDVDLRPEGVVVRIPADDNGVPASAITFAASVSQSAVELGLTADPSRVQSVGVYVAEHSQIDVRPFFQAALGYAPWGETDAVDPLRRGPQLAFNPITGDAPGRGRTHFDVFVPADQAKARVEAAIAAGGRLADDSYAPSWWSLASPDNHGVDIAAWPDASD; from the coding sequence ATGGACGACTCGACGAGCGGATCAGGGCGGATCTCCACGGCGGAGTTCCGCCGGGCGGAGGAGGCGTCGGATTGGCGCGTCACTCCCTTCGGCCCCGAAGCCGTCTTCACGGCAGGCTCGTTCTCGCGCGCTGCGGAGCTTGTCCCGCCGATCGCCGCGTCCGCCGACCGGACCGGTATTCAACCGGACGTCGATCTGCGGCCTGAGGGAGTCGTGGTCCGCATTCCGGCCGACGACAACGGCGTCCCGGCGAGCGCGATCACCTTCGCGGCGTCGGTGTCGCAGTCGGCCGTCGAGCTGGGCCTCACCGCCGACCCGTCGCGCGTGCAGTCGGTCGGCGTCTACGTCGCCGAGCACTCGCAGATCGACGTGCGCCCCTTCTTCCAGGCGGCGCTGGGCTACGCCCCGTGGGGAGAAACCGATGCCGTCGACCCGCTGCGCCGCGGACCCCAGCTCGCGTTCAACCCGATCACCGGCGACGCTCCGGGTCGCGGCCGCACGCACTTCGACGTCTTCGTGCCCGCCGATCAGGCGAAGGCGCGAGTGGAGGCGGCCATCGCGGCCGGCGGCAGGCTGGCCGATGATTCGTACGCGCCGTCGTGGTGGTCGCTCGCGTCGCCCGACAACCACGGCGTCGACATCGCTGCGTGGCCCGACGCATCCGACTGA
- a CDS encoding glycosyltransferase, translating to MNRPRADAMVVVVPVRNEELLLSASLSALAAAVDRATAAGIATAVRVVLDRCTDASADIAARFPFRTLTTAAGRVGAARALGVADALDALAGVPLERIWIANTDADSRVPAGWLSNFHDCSPIADICVGTVRPDFADLSISQRALWLRTHTRGRPNGHVHGANLGISALTYLDAGGFAPLGEHEDVDLVARCRNRGAVIVASDDAEVVTSGRFTGRTPGGYAGYLRQQAADLARDASE from the coding sequence ATGAACCGCCCGCGTGCCGACGCCATGGTCGTGGTCGTCCCCGTCCGCAACGAGGAGCTGCTCCTTTCGGCATCCCTGTCTGCCCTGGCCGCCGCGGTCGACCGCGCGACGGCGGCCGGCATCGCAACCGCCGTCCGGGTCGTGCTCGACCGGTGCACGGATGCCTCCGCCGACATCGCGGCGCGATTCCCGTTCCGCACGCTCACCACGGCCGCCGGACGTGTCGGCGCAGCGAGGGCGCTGGGTGTTGCGGACGCCCTCGACGCTCTCGCCGGGGTGCCGCTCGAGCGCATCTGGATCGCGAACACCGATGCCGACTCCCGGGTTCCCGCCGGATGGCTCTCGAACTTCCACGACTGCTCGCCGATAGCCGACATCTGCGTCGGTACGGTGCGACCCGACTTCGCCGACCTGTCGATCTCACAGCGGGCACTCTGGCTGCGCACGCACACCCGCGGCCGACCCAACGGACATGTGCACGGCGCCAACCTGGGGATCAGCGCCCTCACCTACCTGGACGCCGGTGGGTTCGCCCCGCTCGGCGAGCACGAAGACGTCGACCTGGTGGCACGCTGCCGCAATCGCGGTGCCGTCATCGTCGCCAGCGACGACGCTGAGGTCGTCACGTCGGGCCGCTTCACCGGACGCACCCCCGGCGGGTACGCCGGCTATCTGCGTCAGCAGGCCGCGGATCTCGCGCGCGACGCATCCGAGTAG
- a CDS encoding bifunctional PIG-L family deacetylase/class I SAM-dependent methyltransferase, with protein MAGFSHLDAGTAESVWTDVLAERRLRPFDASFDALVVVAAHPDDETLGAGGLLRRASHAGARTVVVIATDGEASHPDSPTHDRATLARLRRDEVREAVCLLAPDAEVRFLGLPDGGLDRSRAELDARLTAVLESLATEGRVVVAAPWKGDRHRDHRVAAEVTGALAARGRLIHLAYPVWAWHWGTPDDLPWERLVQLALTDEERSAKRKALARHTTQIAPLSDQPGDEVLLHPGMLAHFDRDVEVFVSADARDDDDPADTPTATAPESLDAQWFDDFYGRNGPDPWGFESRWYERRKRALLMAALPAAELGDVFEIGCSTGMLTIDLAARARRVVAWDAAAAAVETARSRLAGEPKVSVQLGSVPADWPDGQFDTIVLSEVGYYLSPADLQQSIVRIDAALADGGSFVACHWRHPVEEYPQTGDQVHVALRAAAAWETLSLHLERDFVLEVFARRPARSVAEAEGLV; from the coding sequence ATGGCCGGCTTCAGCCACCTCGACGCCGGGACGGCGGAATCGGTATGGACCGACGTCCTGGCCGAACGTCGCCTTCGGCCGTTCGACGCGTCCTTCGACGCGCTCGTCGTCGTCGCCGCCCACCCGGACGACGAGACGCTCGGTGCCGGCGGGCTCCTGCGCCGGGCGTCGCACGCAGGCGCGCGAACGGTGGTCGTGATCGCGACCGACGGCGAGGCATCCCATCCCGACTCCCCGACACACGACCGCGCCACGCTGGCGCGCCTGCGGCGCGATGAGGTGCGCGAGGCCGTGTGCCTTCTCGCTCCCGACGCAGAGGTGCGATTCCTCGGACTCCCGGACGGCGGCCTCGACCGCAGCCGAGCGGAACTCGACGCCCGGCTCACGGCCGTCCTCGAAAGTCTGGCGACGGAGGGGCGGGTCGTCGTCGCCGCTCCATGGAAGGGGGACCGCCACCGCGATCACCGCGTCGCCGCCGAGGTCACCGGCGCGCTCGCGGCTCGAGGCCGACTCATCCACCTCGCCTACCCGGTGTGGGCCTGGCACTGGGGCACGCCCGACGACCTGCCATGGGAACGACTGGTCCAGCTTGCCCTGACCGATGAGGAGCGCAGCGCGAAGCGGAAGGCGCTGGCACGCCACACCACCCAGATCGCGCCGCTCTCCGACCAGCCCGGCGATGAGGTGCTGCTGCACCCGGGCATGCTGGCGCACTTCGACCGCGACGTCGAGGTCTTCGTGTCCGCGGACGCCCGGGACGACGATGATCCCGCCGATACCCCCACCGCGACCGCGCCGGAGAGCCTGGACGCGCAGTGGTTCGACGACTTCTACGGCCGCAACGGCCCGGATCCCTGGGGCTTCGAGTCGCGCTGGTACGAGCGGCGCAAGCGGGCCCTGCTGATGGCCGCGCTGCCGGCCGCCGAACTCGGCGATGTGTTCGAGATCGGCTGCTCCACCGGCATGCTGACGATCGACCTCGCCGCCCGCGCGAGGAGAGTCGTCGCGTGGGATGCCGCAGCCGCCGCGGTCGAGACGGCGCGGTCCCGGCTCGCCGGCGAGCCGAAGGTGTCGGTGCAGCTGGGAAGCGTGCCGGCCGACTGGCCCGACGGCCAGTTCGACACCATCGTGCTCTCAGAGGTCGGCTACTACCTCTCGCCCGCAGACCTGCAGCAGAGCATCGTGCGGATCGACGCCGCGCTCGCCGACGGCGGCTCCTTCGTCGCGTGCCACTGGCGCCACCCGGTCGAGGAGTATCCGCAGACGGGCGACCAGGTGCACGTCGCCCTGCGAGCGGCTGCCGCGTGGGAGACGCTGAGCCTCCATCTGGAGCGCGACTTCGTACTCGAGGTGTTCGCGCGCCGTCCCGCACGCTCGGTCGCCGAAGCAGAAGGCCTCGTATGA
- a CDS encoding acyl-CoA dehydrogenase, with translation MPDDTRDERRSLIAPELPREGWSAAPLTEAARIPDFGRDLPATIDWCVRTGAGAPPLGGGRTGEVWDLLAATALQDVAAARMLEPHLDALGILRQADARVGAGDGPVGVSDIGADASSSWGVFAAEGAGMRLDAAETASGWTLTGTKPWCSLAAELSHALVTAFVGEERRLFAVALRTPEVRPHDGPWVARGLPGIVSAPVDFDGARAVPVGPAGWYLTRPGFAWGGMSVAACWWGAAVGLVAGLRAAAASERADQVALVHLGRADAVLWAARATLREAADLIDTRPGGDSRLLAERVRAAVATAAAVVLAEADTALGPGPLVTDDAHARRAADLHLYLRQHHGLRDAARLGRLRLEGERG, from the coding sequence GTGCCCGACGACACCCGAGACGAGCGCCGATCGCTCATCGCGCCGGAGCTTCCCCGCGAGGGGTGGAGTGCGGCCCCGCTCACGGAGGCCGCGCGCATCCCGGACTTCGGGCGTGACCTTCCGGCGACGATCGACTGGTGTGTGCGCACAGGAGCCGGCGCGCCGCCGCTGGGAGGCGGGCGAACAGGTGAGGTGTGGGACCTGCTTGCGGCCACGGCGCTGCAGGACGTCGCCGCGGCACGGATGCTGGAACCGCACCTCGATGCGCTCGGCATCCTCCGTCAGGCCGACGCGCGCGTCGGCGCGGGCGACGGTCCCGTGGGTGTCTCGGACATCGGCGCGGACGCGTCGTCGTCCTGGGGCGTGTTCGCCGCGGAGGGCGCGGGCATGCGGCTGGACGCGGCGGAGACTGCCTCGGGTTGGACCCTCACCGGGACCAAGCCGTGGTGCTCCCTCGCGGCTGAGCTCTCACACGCCCTAGTGACGGCCTTCGTCGGCGAGGAGCGCCGGCTGTTCGCCGTCGCGCTGCGCACGCCCGAGGTGCGTCCCCATGACGGGCCCTGGGTGGCACGCGGCCTGCCCGGCATCGTCAGCGCTCCGGTCGACTTCGACGGTGCCCGCGCGGTGCCCGTCGGTCCGGCCGGGTGGTATCTCACCCGCCCGGGCTTCGCGTGGGGCGGGATGTCGGTCGCGGCATGCTGGTGGGGCGCGGCGGTGGGCCTCGTCGCCGGGTTGCGCGCCGCAGCGGCGTCGGAGCGCGCCGACCAGGTCGCGCTCGTGCACCTCGGACGTGCGGACGCCGTACTGTGGGCCGCCCGCGCCACGCTGCGCGAAGCAGCCGACCTCATCGACACCAGGCCTGGCGGCGATTCTCGCCTGTTGGCCGAACGTGTGCGTGCAGCGGTCGCCACGGCGGCGGCCGTCGTCCTCGCCGAGGCCGATACGGCTCTGGGCCCGGGTCCGCTGGTGACGGACGACGCTCACGCGCGCCGGGCGGCCGACCTGCACCTGTACCTGCGACAGCATCATGGGCTGCGGGATGCCGCACGCCTGGGCAGGCTGCGTCTCGAGGGCGAGCGCGGCTGA
- a CDS encoding DUF998 domain-containing protein, with protein MSTVNTSPRPGAAAPTPGRRAESEAVYAALAAGVVGAVYGLLVGILAPDLQLAGEADSFAVWAAAGAAVVAAAASTFEYWRARHRPGQEWRQSLPSWKYIVNTVSVVIVHAALAFVAVYALYRVLAMGFIGLPIVTFWSVVLMAVTLGLTTWIVFLSVSAMTTQRMSSLLMAFIAIGTLTAMVTTPDPLWWTVHFSHLGTFEDDLSSWVFNGTLIAAGLLVTTFAVYIANDMRELAAAGVLENPRAPRTVPALFVIMGVMLACVGIFPVDVNMPAHNISASGMAAMFLVLLIGGPRFLQGMPRTYFVASWAFLAAMVASVILFIPAVGFFSLTAFEIIVFALIFGWIAVFIRFLGVAGRQD; from the coding sequence GTGAGCACCGTGAACACCTCGCCGCGCCCGGGTGCCGCAGCCCCGACACCCGGTCGCCGTGCCGAATCCGAAGCCGTCTACGCCGCCCTCGCCGCCGGTGTGGTCGGCGCGGTCTACGGCCTTCTCGTCGGCATCCTCGCCCCCGATCTGCAGCTGGCAGGGGAAGCCGACTCATTCGCCGTCTGGGCCGCCGCCGGCGCTGCCGTGGTGGCCGCCGCGGCATCGACGTTCGAGTACTGGCGGGCGCGCCATCGCCCGGGTCAGGAGTGGCGGCAGTCGCTCCCGTCGTGGAAGTACATCGTCAACACCGTCTCGGTCGTGATCGTGCACGCGGCGCTGGCGTTCGTCGCGGTCTACGCGCTGTACCGCGTGCTGGCGATGGGCTTCATCGGGCTGCCGATCGTCACATTCTGGTCGGTCGTGCTGATGGCGGTGACCCTCGGCCTCACGACGTGGATCGTGTTCCTGTCGGTCTCGGCGATGACCACCCAGCGCATGTCGAGCCTGCTCATGGCGTTCATCGCGATCGGCACGCTCACCGCGATGGTGACGACGCCCGACCCGCTGTGGTGGACCGTCCACTTCAGCCACCTCGGCACCTTCGAGGACGACCTCTCCAGCTGGGTCTTCAACGGCACCCTCATCGCCGCGGGTCTGCTCGTGACGACCTTCGCCGTCTACATCGCCAACGACATGCGCGAGCTCGCCGCGGCGGGCGTGCTCGAGAACCCGCGGGCGCCTCGCACCGTGCCGGCGCTTTTCGTGATCATGGGTGTCATGCTCGCGTGCGTCGGCATCTTCCCCGTCGACGTCAACATGCCGGCGCACAACATCTCGGCATCGGGCATGGCCGCGATGTTCCTCGTGCTGCTGATCGGCGGCCCGCGGTTCCTCCAGGGCATGCCGCGCACCTACTTCGTGGCGTCGTGGGCGTTCCTGGCGGCCATGGTGGCGTCGGTGATCCTCTTCATCCCGGCCGTCGGCTTCTTCTCGCTCACTGCGTTCGAGATCATCGTGTTCGCGCTGATCTTCGGGTGGATCGCCGTCTTCATCCGCTTCCTGGGGGTCGCCGGACGCCAGGACTGA